The Rosa rugosa chromosome 1, drRosRugo1.1, whole genome shotgun sequence genomic sequence CTTACCTGCTCAAGAACAGAGTCAATATCCCTGCCCCTCTCAACAGTGTCTCGTCTTATTCTACGAGCAAGTCTGACATCAGCATCTGAAGGGCAAACAAGGAGACAGCACACATTCAGAGAGCACACATACAAAGAGATTCTTTACTTATTTAATTtttcaaaatgaaaaaagagaaaTGAAAAGGTGAGGCTGATTTTGAGTAGTGCATATAGCTTTTGGCATAGCCATTCACATTTCTTTTCAGaagttttaaaaataaaaggttAGGGTAGATGAGATACTAAAGAAAACTTGTACTACTTTTATAAAaggaatttatttatttatttatttttgtaaaaACCTACAAGCTGATAAGAGtattatttgaaatttgaaaaaaaaaaaaaaaacaatgaagaTATTCTATATGGCTTGGCTAAGAATAAAAAGTATCATTAACCATCCAAGCGCCTATGCCACCATGGTTTCTATTAAGCAGTAGTTTACAAATTAGCAACCTTAACATCAGTAGGCAGTATGAGAACTTACAAGTCAGCTCTGGAGTTCCGCGCATTTTCTTAACCAGGTTtcataaatatatttatatattttcttttcatatttGATTGCAGAAGCAAATCTTTCTAGACTCTATAAAACCATGTAATTTGACATATCAAGACCACATGGTGTGAGAACCTAAATAAGGATGCCATGCAAAAGTGCAAAACATAGCTAATTATGAAAAGTGACAGAAGAAACTAGACTGAGGAGATCAAACCTGTGTCGACAAAGATCTTCATGTTCATCAAATTACGGACGCGCTGGTCATGGAAAACGAGAATCCCCTCCAAGATTATGACATCAGAAGCATTCACCTGACAAAAAAGTAAACAAAATGCATCCAGAGGTCAAAGAGATGTGCATTCACAGGTCACTATTAGCAATAGAAACTATAACAACAACCAATTTTAGAAGCAAAAGAAGCTCTATACCTGCCGAAAAGTATCAGAACAGCGTCGATGTATCTTAAAATCATAAATTGGAACATGGACAGACTGCCCGCACTTCAGCTTTTGAACACATTCTAACATCTGTTCGGTGTCAAATGCATCTACAAAAACAAAACGGAACCATGAGATACTGAAATAGAATTTTAGCACAACAAATAGTCTACTTCCACTTGAGAGTAATTAAGTTGGATTTATAGTGATTACCAGgatgatcaaaattatactcatGGACTCGTTCAGACTCCTCAGGTGTCAAACCACGGTAAAATGAatcctataaaaaaaaaagtgaccaAATCAAACAAGTGTTGTTCAGAATTTATAGTGAAGGTAATCAATTGGAGGCAGAAAATGCAGAGTAATGAGAGCACTGAACCTGATTGACAAGAACGACGCGATGATCGTGAAGCTGCTGGATGATCATGTCGCACACAGTGGTCTTGCCGGAAGCCGTACCTCCAGAAACACCTACtcgaatcaatcaatcaatcaaatgcAGTAGCAGACAGACTGAATCAAATGCTGAAttgcgaagagagagagagagagtaccgaTGACGAAGGGCTGCTTGGCGGCGTTGGAGTCGGCTAGGTTTGAAGAATCCGCGGCAGGCAAATGTGATGAAGGCGAAGAAGATAAGAGGCCGTCGAGTCGGAGGCCCGAGAAGTGGGGCCCGGACGCTCTCTCCATCCGGTAGTCAACGGTGGTCTTCGTCTCCTCCTGCATGGtggagtctctctctctctctctctctctctctctctctctatgtgtgGCCGTGTTTGACACACACGAATCAGACTGGAGAAGGTTTATATACACAGCGCCACCACCGCAACTATATCCTGTTAAACAAACGCGGCCTTTTCAGTATCGGAATCACAAAAACGGTGCCGTTTTTGTCACGATCGATCCGCGCGCCTAAGATTTCTTTTTGGTCCTCTATTTTTCTCTTCTTGGTACAAAAATGTTCAATTCGAGGAATGTGCTTTGCAGGGTCCAGATTCTTTTTCCGTGGTCCTTTTTTTTCAATACGTGAAAATACTAAATCTGATTTTACCTTGCTCgcttttttttgaaaggtacTTCCTCATTTATAGGAGGGTAATTTTGTTCTGCTGCTCATTTGATTCGACTTTGGAGGAAAGAGCGTTGTTAGATAGAGGAGACCGTTATTTAGCATCTTGGCATGGAGTGAATTTTTGGTCTCGTTTTGGTTCGCAGGTTTGTCTTTGAAGGTTAAATGCTTAGGTATGTTAATTTCCTACATAGTATCAAGTATCATGTTAACTTCCTTGAACATGTGATGCTTTAGCTTCAAATGCTGAGCAAAACGAGAATGAGGACTAGTATATAATTTGCGTCCATTGGTTAAGATGATAGTTTCATTTTCACTTTGCTGTACTTGATAAGGTCATGGAATCACTTCTTCGGTCATTCCTCTAGTTGCAGCAAGCTTACTAAGTTCATCTGGTCAATACTAGCTATATAGTACTACGAAAAATTAGTGCATCTAAACTTCTAACAGTCATGTAACCTCAACTTCAAGGTAATTGTTATAAAATGCCAGCAGTTGCAACAATAACTTGCTTTCCAACAAACCAACGGTGAGTTCGATCAGTTTGGACTTGGGGACTCGGAGTGGAATGACACAATGTGAAGTGAACTTCTATAATGGAACCAAATGGTGGAAGGATGAGTGAGATTTCAAAATCTCAaattacttcttctcctcatagAAATAGGTCATGATCTATATATAGAGAATCATACataaacaaaacataaaaagagttcttcatttttgtgatGACACTAGTAGTTTTCTTACAGATATATATGGTAACTTTTAAGCATCATAAGCACAAGCAGTTCATGTAGATATCATAATATTCACTGGATGGTATATTACTTATGCAGTGGGGTAAGAGGCTGCCATAGCAATACCACACAGACCTTCCTGTGCAGCAACATCTCTTTGCATTCTTATGTACCCTTCTTCACCCCATTGTGCGCCCCATGAGTTCTTGACCAACCAATACTTAGTCCCATCATCACTGACTCCATAACCAACAGCAGTAACACCATGGTCTAAGCTTGTTCCACAAGTTCCTGTGAAAACACCACTTGAATAGAATTGGAAATCAGATCCACTAGCATCAATGGCAACAAAAATGGGTTGATTAGCGACGACCTTAAGAAGGGCATTTTCACTATTTGCAGGCACATCTTCGTGACCAGTTATTGAGGCTGCATGGCTTGCTTCCTTCTGGGCATTGCATGTACCATCAACACCAGTGTAGGGGTAATTAGCCTCAGTACTAAGTCCATGATTTTGATTGATGAACTCAAATGCATTGTCCATCAAGCCACCCTCACAACCTTGGTCTTCACCATTCACATCACAGTCAACCAGCTCTTGCTTGGACAAAGAGATTAGTTTACCTGTAGTAAGTTGAGTGATTCCTTCCATGGCTGCCACTGCTGAGAAAGCCCAACAGCATCCTGTATATAGATATGACAAATTCTTACTAGTTAGACTAGTATTCTTTTATACTAAAAAAATGGTAGTTGTTTTATCATCTATAAATAATAATGTTCTAGCTAGATGCTTAAATAATTACGTACCACATTGGCCTTGATCCTTGACTGGGGTTACAGCTCCTTTCTGTCTCCAGTCTACAGTAGCTGGCACAGTAACTTTTTCATACTTGAAAGAAGTGGTCTTTCTGGAACATTCATGACCCTTGAATCGATTTCTCAAGGCAATGAATTCTTCATTTGTAAGGTCTGCAAATTGATTGACACTTAATTTGTAAGGTTTGCTTGCATCATTGTTGGATGATTCTACAAATGCTACATTTTCCTTAAATATTAGGAAGCGCTTCTCCTTCTCGTTGATCACTTCATAGACACGTCCATAACGAGCCATCCATTGCTCGTATCTCCCATACATTGATGCATCTTGGAGAGTGCGAGAAGTGGCTTCAGAAGACCAAGCCCCAAACATCACGAGGATCAAAGCGAAACATAGACATTTTCCGAGGTTGGTGAATTCCATGGTTAGCTAGGATATGATGAAGTAAATGAACTAATGAGCAGGTATATATACAATGAAATGGCAGACTGCTCAATTTATATAGAGATCAGAGAATGGAACTTGCTGTATTATCTCTGTGCCCGAAAAGTTGATCTGCCATAGTTGTGCTCCATAAAATGTTCTGATATGGACTGTTGCTCTTAATATATAATTTGCCCGAAAAGTGAATTTTTGGTCTCGTTTTGGTTCGCAGGTTTGTCTTTGAAGGTTAAATGCTTAGGTATGTTAATTTCCTACATAGTATCAAGTATCATGTTAACTTCCTTGAACATGTGATGCTTTAGCTTCAAATGCTGAGCAAAACGAGAATGAGGACTAGTATATAATTTGCGTCCATTGGTTAAGATGATAGTTTCATTTTCACTTTGCTGTACTTGATAAGGTCATGGAATCACTTCTTCGGTCATTCCTCTAGTTGCAGCAAGCTTACTAAGTTCATCTGGTCAATACTAGCTATATAGTACTACGAAAAATTAGTGCATCTAAACTTCTAACAGTCATGTAACCTCAACTTCAAGGTAATTGTTATAAAATGCCAGCAGTTGCAACAATAACTTGCTTTCCAACAAACCAACGGTGAGTTCGATCAGTTTGGACTTGGGGACTCGGAGTGGAATGACACAATGTGAAGTGAACTTCTATAATGGAACCAAATGGTGGAAGGATGAGTGAGATTTCAAAATCTCAaattacttcttctcctcatagAAATAGGTCATGATCTATATATAGAGAATCATACataaacaaaacataaaaagagttcttcatttttgtgatGACACTAGTAGTTTTCTTACAGATATATATGGTAACTTTTAAGCATCATAAGCACAAGCAGTTCATGTAGATATCATAATATTCACTGGATGGTATATTACTTATGCAGTGGGGTAGGAGGCTGCCATAGCAATACCACACAGACCTTCCTGTGCAGCAACATCTCTTTGCATTCTTATGTACCCTTCTTCACCCCATTGTGCGCCCCATGAGTTCTTGACCAACCAATACTTAGTCCCATCATCACTGACTCCATAACCAACAGCAGTAACACCATGGTCTAAGCTTGTTCCACAAGTTCCTGTGAAAACACCACTTGAATAGAATTGGAAATCAGATCCACTAGCATCAATGGCAACAAAAATGGGTTGATTAGCGACGACCTTAAGAAGGGCATTTTCACTATTTGCAGGCACATCTTCGTGACCAGTTATTGAGGCTGCATGGCTTGCTTCCTTCTGGGCATTGCATGTACCATCAACACCAGTGTAGGGGTAATTAGCCTCAGTACTAAGTCCATGATTTTGATTGATGAACTCAAATGCATTGTCCATCAAGCCACCCTCACAACCTTGGTCTTCACCATTCACATCACAGTCAACCAGCTCTTGCTTGGACAAAGAGATTAGTTTACCTGTAGTAAGTTGAGTGATTCCTTCCATGGCTGCCACTGCTGAGAAAGCCCAACAGCATCCTGTATATAGATATGACAAATTCTTACTAGTTAGACTAGTATTCTTTTATACTAAAAAAATGGTAGTTGTTTTATCATCTATAAATAATAATGTTCTAGCTAGATGCTTAAATAATTACGTACCACATTGGCCTTGATCCTTGACTGGGGTTACAGCTCCTTTCTGTCTCCAGTCTACAGTAGCTGGCACAGTAACTTTTTCATACTTGAAAGAAGTGGTCTTTCTGGAACATTCATGACCCTTGAATCGATTTCTCAAGGCAATGAATTCTTCATTTGTAAGGTCTGCAAATTGATTGACACTTAATTTGTAAGGTTTGCTTGCATCATTGTTGGATGATTCTACAAATGCTACATTTTCCTTAAATATTAGGAAGCGCTTCTCCTTCTCGTTGATCACTTCATAGACACGTCCATAACGAGCCATCCATTGCTCGTATCTCCCATACATTGATGCATCTTGGAGAGTGCGAGAAGTGGCTTCAGAAGACCAAGCCCCAAACATCACGAGGATCAAAGCGAAACATAGACATTTTCCGAGGTTGGTGAATTCCATGGTTAGCTAGGATATGATGAAGTAAATGAACTAATGAGCAGGTATATATACAATGAAATGGCAGACTGCTCAATTTATATAGAGATCAGAGAATGGAACTTGCTGTATTATCTCTGTGCCCGAAAAGTTGATCTGCCATAGTTGTGCTCCATAAAATGTTCTGATATGGACTGTTGCTCTTAATATATAATTTGCCCGAAAAGTGAATTTTTGGTCTCGTTTTGGTTCGCAGGTTTGTCTTTGAAGGTTAAATGCTTAGGTATGTTAATTTCCTACATAGTATCAAGTATCATGTTAACTTCCTTGAACATGTGATGCTTTAGCTTCAAATGCTGAGCAAAACGAGAATGAGGACTAGTATATAATTTGCGTCCATTGGTTAAGATGATAGTTTCATTTTCACTTTGCTGTACTTGATAAGGTCATGGAATCACTTCTTCGGTCATTCCTCTAGTTGCAGCAAGCTTACTAAGTTCATCTGGTCAATACTAGCTATATAGTACTACGAAAAATTAGTGCATCTAAACTTCTAACAGTCATGTAACCTCAACTTCAAGGTAATTGTTATAAAATGCCAGCAGTTGCAACAATAACTTGCTTTCCAACAAACCAACGGTGAGTTCGATCAGTTTGGACTTGGGGACTCGGAGTGGAATGACACAATGTGAAGTGAACTTCTATAATGGAACCAAATGGTGGAAGGATGAGTGAGATTTCAAAATCTCAaattacttcttctcctcatagAAATAGGTCATGATCTATATATAGAGAATCATACataaacaaaacataaaaagagttcttcatttttgtgatGACACTAGTAGTTTTCTTACAGATATATATGGTAACTTTTAAGCATCATAAGCACAAGCAGTTCATGTAGATATCATAATATTCACTGGATGGTATATTACTTATGCAGTGGGGTAGGAGGCTGCCATAGCAATACCACACAGACCTTCCTGTGCAGCAACATCTCTTTGCATTCTTATGTACCCTTCTTCACCCCATTGTGCGCCCCATGAGTTCTTGACCAACCAATActtaggcttagtttgggattgattttgaAACTGCTTTTggggctgcttctgcttttgaaCTTATGGGATGGTGTTTGGTAAAGTTCTCTAGAAGTTGCTTTTGGGCCAAATGGCTTCTCCCAAAAGCTGATACTGAGTAGCCACAAATCGTAGCTTTGAAGCTGCTTCTATGAAAAACACGGAGCAACAGTGCAAGATTAACGAATTATACCAAATTTCCAATTCTGTCCCCATccttttctgaaaattacaTCGAGCATATAGAGTTAGCTTAGGCAACAGATGCAT encodes the following:
- the LOC133740738 gene encoding senescence-specific cysteine protease SAG39-like is translated as MFGAWSSEATSRTLQDASMYGRYEQWMARYGRVYEVINEKEKRFLIFKENVAFVESSNNDASKPYKLSVNQFADLTNEEFIALRNRFKGHECSRKTTSFKYEKVTVPATVDWRQKGAVTPVKDQGQCGCCWAFSAVAAMEGITQLTTGKLISLSKQELVDCDVNGEDQGCEGGLMDNAFEFINQNHGLSTEANYPYTGVDGTCNAQKEASHAASITGHEDVPANSENALLKVVANQPIFVAIDASGSDFQFYSSGVFTGTCGTSLDHGVTAVGYGVSDDGTKYWLVKNSWGAQWGEEGYIRMQRDVAAQEGLCGIAMAASYPTA
- the LOC133740746 gene encoding vignain-like; amino-acid sequence: MEGITQLTTGKLISLSKQELVDCDVNGEDQGCEGGLMDNAFEFINQNHGLSTEANYPYTGVDGTCNAQKEASHAASITGHEDVPANSENALLKVVANQPIFVAIDASGSDFQFYSSGVFTGTCGTSLDHGVTAVGYGVSDDGTKYWLVKNSWGAQWGEEGYIRMQRDVAAQEGLCGIAMAASYPTA
- the LOC133730304 gene encoding senescence-specific cysteine protease SAG39-like is translated as MEFTNLGKCLCFALILVMFGAWSSEATSRTLQDASMYGRYEQWMARYGRVYEVINEKEKRFLIFKENVAFVESSNNDASKPYKLSVNQFADLTNEEFIALRNRFKGHECSRKTTSFKYEKVTVPATVDWRQKGAVTPVKDQGQCGT